The segment GGCGGCTCAACCTGAAGATCGCCTTGACCAGCGCCTCGTCCAGCACGGCGATCCAGACGGTCGCCGCGTTTGCGCTGGCCGTGCTGGTCTTCCTGGGCACGCGGGCTGACGTGATCGACCACATCACCTCGGGCGTGTTCATCACCGTGCTCACCGCGATGGGCGCGATGATTCCCTCGCTGAAGCGACTGACCAACGTGCAGTCGAACATCCAGCGCGGCATGTCGGCGGCGGAAGATCTGTTCGACGTGATGGACATGGCGCCGGAAGGGGATCATGGCCGGATCGAGCTGGATCGCACCCGCGGCGATCTCGTGTTCGAGGGCATCCGCCTGCGCTATCCACGCAGTGAGGCAGAGGCCCTGCGCGGGGTGGACCTGCGCTGTCCGCCCGGCACCGTGACCGCGCTGGTCGGCCGCTCGGGCAGCGGCAAGAGCACCCTGGTCAGTCTGCTGCCGCGGTTCTACGAGCCCAGCGCCGGCCGGATCGTGCTCGACGGCGAGGATTACCTCGACTACACCCTGGCCTCGCTACGCCGGCAAATCGCCTGGGTGGGGCAGAGCGTCGTGCTGTTCGACGGCACGGTGGCCGAGAACATCGCCTACGGCGAACTGTCCGGCGCCAGCGAGGCCGAGATCGTCGCCGCGGCCGAGGCGGCCAACGCGATGGAGTTCATCGGCCGCATGCCGCAGGGACTGCAAAGCCAGATCGGTCAGGGCGGAGGCATGCTCTCCGGAGGCCAGCGCCAGCGCATCGCGATTGCCCGGGCGATCCTGAAGAACGCGCCGATCCTGGTGCTGGACGAGGCCACCAGCGCGCTCGATACCGAATCCGAGCGGCTGATCCAGAACGCACTGCAGCGCCTCATGGAGCACCGCACGACGCTGGTGATCGCGCATCGGCTGTCGACCATCGAGGGGGCGGACCAGATCGCCGTGATGGACCACGGTCGCATCGTGGAGCAAGGCACCCACGCCGAACTGCTGGCGCTGCAGGGCCACTACGCCGCGCTCCACCGCATGCAGTTCCAGGCGCCGGCGGGCGACTGACGCGCCATGGCGCTGGCCGACGAGCTGCAGGCGAGCTGGTACGGCGATCGACGCCCGCAGGCCTGGACGTTTCCGCTGGCCGCGCTCTACGGCAGCCTCGCCGCCCTGCGGCGGATGCTGTACCGCGCTGGCATCCTGCATCGTGTCCGCCTGCCCGTGCCGGTGGTGGTGGTCGGCAACCTCACAGCCGGCGGCACCGGCAAGACGCCGCTGACCCTGGCGCTGGTCGATGCGCTGCGTCGGCGCGGCTGGCGGCCCGGCGTGGTCAGTCGTGGCTATGGTGGCACCCAGCGCGAGCCGGCGTTGCTGGACGCGCAGCCCGATCCGGCGACATTCGGCGACGAGCCCTGCCTGATCCGCGCCGGCGGCACGCCGGTGGCGGTGGGGCGGGACCGACCCGCCGCCGCCGCGCTGCTGATTGAGGCCGGTTGCGACATGGTGATCGCCGACGATGGCCTGCAGCACTACCGCCTTGCGCGTGATGTCGAGATCTGCGTGGTCGACGGCGCGCGGCGTTTCGGCAACGGCCGGCTGCTGCCGGCCGGGCCGCTGCGCGAGCCGCTGTCGCGGCTGCGACGGGTCGATTTCCGCGTCGCCAACGGTGCCGCAGGGCCCGATGAGTTCCCGATGCGACTGGTCGGCGGCACCGCGGTTGCGCTGCTCGACGGCGAGGAGCGCCCGCTGGCCAGCTTCGCCGGTACGCCGGTGGCCGCGGTGGCCGCCATCGGCCACCCGGACCGCTTCTTCGAAAGCCTGCGTACGCAGGGGTTGGAGGTGGACGGCCATGCTTTTCCGGACCACCACGCGTTCCGCGCGTCGGAACTGGCATTCGCCGGTGCGCGCCCGTTGCTGATGACCGACAAGGACGCCATCAAGTGCGTCCGCTTCGCCCGCCCGGGCTGGTGGCGGGCGCCGATCCGGGCCGAGTTGCCCGAGGCGTTCCTCGATGCGCTCGACCGGCGCCTGCAGCAGGCGCGCTCCCACCGGGATCGCTGACGGCTCTCCCTGGGCGGCAGCACTTCGCTCCGCCGATCCACACGAAAACCCGGCCTCCGGGAGCGGGCGCTCGACAGGCGCAGGACGGCTCGCTAGACTGTGCAAATGTATTAACGCATTAGCACATTATGAAGCGCCGTTCCGTCGACCCCGAAACCCCCGCCGAGTCCGCCGAGCTGAGCCTCTGCGAGGCTTTGCTGTCGCTGAAGAACGCCGGGGAGATGTCGGCGTTCCTGCACGACCTGTGCACGCCGGCGGAGCTGGAGGTGCTGGTCGACCGCTGGCGGGTGGTTCCGTATCTGCTCGAGGGCGTCTCCTACCGGGAGATCCACGAGCGGACCGCGGTCAGCATCACCACGATCGGACGGGTGGCCCGGTATCTCAACCAGGGCAGTGGCGGCTACCTGGCGGCGGCCGCGCGCGCGGCCCGGCGCCGCACGAACCAGAAAAAGGACAAGGCATGAAGACGCGCGATCGCCTGCGCATTGCGATGCAGAAATCCGGCCGGCTTACCGAGCCGGCGCTCGACCTGCTCAAGCGCTGCGGGCTGACCTTCCGGCAGAGCCGCGACAAGCTGTTCTGCTTCGGCGAGGGTGAGCCGGTGGACCTGCTGCTGGTCCGCGACGACGACATTCCCGGGCTGATCGAGCAGGGCGTGTGCGACCTGGGTATCGTCGGCCGCAACGTGCTGGATGAGTTTTCGCTTACCGCCGGCATCGATGGCGCGCCGCTGAAGGAGTGGCGTCCGCTCGGTTTCGGCCGTTGCCGGCTGTCGGTCGCGGTGCCGCAGGAGATGGCCTACGAAAGCGCCACCAGCCTCGCCGGCCAGCGCATCGCCACCTCGTATCCCGGTCTGTTGGGCAGGTGGCTGCGCGATGCGGGCGTCGATGCCCAGGTGGTGACGCTGGCCGGTTCGGTCGAGATCGCCCCCAAGCTCGGCACCGCCGACGCGATCTGCGACCTGGTGCAGAGCGGCGGCACGCTGGTTGCCAATCAGCTGCGCGAGGTCGACGTGTTGCTGGAGAGCGAGGCGGTGCTGGCCGGGCCGGAAGCACTGCCGACCGACGAGCGCGGCGACATGATCGAACTGCTGCTCAAGCGCCTGGACGGCGTGATCCAGGTGAGCGAGTCGCGCCTGCTGCTGCTGCAGACCTCGCGCAGCGCACTGGAGGCGGTGACCCGGTTGTTGCCGGGCGGCCCGCAGCCGACCCTGCTGCCGGTGGCCGGACAGCCCGACCAGCTGATGCTGCAGGCGCTGTGCGCCGGCGAGGTGAGCTGGCGCCAGCTGGAAGAGATCAAGAAGGCCGGTGCACGCGAGATGTTCGTACTGCCGGTGGAAAAGATGCTCGCCTGAGCGGGCCCGAGGGCAAGACCATGAAACGGCTGGACTGGAACACCCTGGACGAGACGGCGCGCCGCGAGGCGCTGGCCCGCCCGGCGCAGGCCCGCGCGGATGAGCTGAAGCAGGGCGTGGCGGCGATCATCGCCCAGGTACGCGCGCACGGTGACGTGGCGCTGCGTGAACTGAGCGCCAAGTACGACCGCTGCGCGCTTGATGCCATCGAGGTGACGGCTGCCGAGTTCGACGCCGCCGAGGCTGCGCTCGATGAAGCGCTGAAGTCGGCGATCCGCGAGGCGGCTGGGCGTATCGACACCTACCATCGCGCGTCTCAACCCAGGTCAGTGGGCGTGGAGACGGCGCCGGGCGTGCGCGTGGAGCGCATGCTGCGCCCGATCACCCGGGTTGGTCTTTACGTGCCGGCCGGTACCGCACCGCTGCCGTCCACCGCGCTGATGCTGGGCGTGCCGGCGGCGATCGCCGGCTGCCGCGAGGTGGTGCTGTGCTCCCCGGCGCGTGCTGACGGCCGCTGCGACGAAGCCGTGCTGTTCGCGGCGCGCGTGACCGGCGTGCACCGTGTGTTCAAGCTCGGCGGCGCCCAGGCGATCGCCGCGATGGCCTACGGCACGGACAGTGTTCCCAAGTGCGAAAAGCTGTTCGGCCCGGGCAACGCCTGGGTTACCGAGGCCAAGCTGCAGGTGTCGGGCGACCCGGAGGGTGCCGCCATCGACATGCCGGCCGGTCCATCCGAGGTGCTGGTGATCGCCGACGACGTCGCCCGTCCGGCCTTCGTGGCGGCCGACCTGCTGTCGCAGGCCGAGCATGGAGAGGACTCGCAGGTGGTGCTGCTCAGCCCCTCGGCCGCGCTGCTCGACGCCGTGGCCGCGGAAGTGGACCGGCAGGTCGCGACGCTGCCGCGCAGCGAGACCGCGCTCAAGGCGTTGGCGCAGAGCCGGCTGATCGCGGTGGACTCGCTGGCCCAGGCGGTCGAGGTGAGCAACCGCTACGCGCCCGAGCATCTGATCATCCAGACTGACGAGCCGCGTGCCCTGCTCGACGGCATCGAGAGCGCCGGTTCGATCTTCCTGGGATCCTGGACGCCGGAATCGGTGGGCGACTACTGCAGCGGCTCCAACCACGTGCTGCCGACCTACGGCTACGCGCGCAGCTACAGCGGCGTGTCGGTGGCCAGCTTCGTCAAGCAGATCAGCGTGCAGGAGGTGAGCGCCGATGGCCTTCGCGCGATCGGTCCGTGCACGGTCACGCTGGCTGCCGCCGAGCAGTTGGAGGCGCACCGCCGCGCCGTGTCGATGCGGCTGGACGTGCTGGAGAGCCGCGCATGAGCGTGCTCGACCTGGCGCGCCCAGAGATCCGCGCGATGCAGCCGTATTCCTCGGCGCGCATGGAGGCCAGTGGTGGGCAGATCCTGCTCAACGCGAACGAGTCGGCGTGGGCGCCGTTCGGCGAGGCGGGCGTCGGCTGCAACCGCTATCCCGATCCGCAACCGGCCGCGCTGGTCGATGCGCTGGCTGCACTCTACGGCGTGCGCCGCGAGCAGTTGCTGGTCGGCCGCGGCAGCGACGAGGCGATCGACCTGCTGGTGCGCGCGTTCTGCCGCGCCGGCGAGGACGCGATCCTGATCCAGCCGCCGACCTTCGGCATGTACGCGGTGTGCGCGCGCATCCAGAACGCGGGTGTGATCGAGGCGCAGCTGGCCACCGACTTCGCGCTGGACGTCGACGCCGTGCTGGCCGCGATGACCCCGGCGGTGAAGCTGGTCTTCGTCTGCACTCCGAACAATCCGACCGGGCAGCTGATCCCGGCCGCTTCGGTCGAACGGCTGGCAAAGGCGCTGGAAGGTCGCGCGCTGCTGATCGTCGACGAGGCCTACGTCGAGTTCGCCGACGCGCCCAGCATGGCCGGCCTGATCGACCGCTACGAGCATGTCGGCATCCTGCGTACGCTGTCCAAGGCCTGGGCGCTGGCCGGTGCACGCATCGGCACGCTGCTGGCGCATGCCGAGGTCATTGCGCTGCTGCGCAGGATCATGCCGCCGTATCCGCTGCCGCTGCCCTGCGTCGAGGCTGCGCTGGCCGCACTGTCGCCGCCCGGGCAGGCGCAGGCGCGCGGGCATATCGACCAGATCAAAGCCGAGCGCGCGCGCATGGCCGATGCGCTGGCCACCGTGCCCGGCGTGCGCGAGGTGCTGCCATCGCAGGCGAACTTCATCGCCGTGCGCTTCGATGATGCGGCCGCTGTCTACCAACGCCTGCTGGCCGCCGGCATCGTGGTGCGTGACGTGCGCCGCTATCCGAACCTGGGCGATGCGCTGCGCATCACCATCGGAACGCCGGAAGAAAACACCCGCGTGCTGGATGTGCTGGAGCAGACCCGATGAATCGCACGAATCGTAGGAGCGCACCCTGTGCGCGACTGTCAGACCGATGCCGCATCCCGCAGGTCGCGCACAGGGTGCGCTCCTACATCGTCTGGAGAGATTGTCGATGAGCCGGAAGATCCTCTTCATCGACCGCGACGGCTGCCTGATCGTCGAGCCGCCGGACGAGCAGATCGACAGCTACGAGAAGCTCGAGCTTCTCCCCGGCGTGATCGGTGCGCTGCAGCGCTGCGTGGCAGCCGGCTACGAGCTGGTTATGGTCACCAACCAGGATGGCCTCGGTACCGCGAGTTTTCCGCAGGACAGCTTCGACGGCCCGCACCAGCTGCTGCTGCGCATCCTGGCCTCGCAGGGCATCGTGTTCCGCGAACAGCTGATCGATCGCAGCTTCCCCCACGAAGGGCTCGATACGCGCAAGCCGGGTATCGGCATGCTGCGCCATTACCTGGCGGACGACGGCTGGAGCCGGGCGGCCTCGGCCGTTATCGGCGACCGCGAGACCGACATGCAACTGGCCGCCAACCTCGGCGTGCGCGGCCTGCGCGTGGGGCCGCAGGGCGAGTCGTGGGACGCCATCGCCCACCGCCTGCTCGATGCGCCGCGTACCGCCACGGTCCAGCGCAATACGAAGGAAACACGGATCACGGTGAGCGTGGATCTGGATCGGGTGGCCGAGCCGAAGGTGCATACCGGGCTGGGCTTCTTCGACCACATGCTCGAGCAGATCGGCAAGCACGGCGGCTTCGCGCTGGAGCTCAACTGCGACGGCGACACCCACATCGACGAACACCACACGATGGAGGACTGCGCGCTGGCCCTGGGCCAGGCGCTGAAGCAGGCACTGGGCGACAAGCGCGGCATCGGCCGCTACGGCTTCACACTGCCCATGGACGAGTCCTTCGCCAGTGCCGCACTGGATCTTTCCGGCCGGCCGTACTTCGTGTTCGAGGGCAGCTTTCCGCGCGAGCGCGTGGGCGACATCCCGACCGAGCTGGTGCCGCATGTGTTCCGCTCGCTGTGCGAGACGCTGGGCGCCAACCTGCACCTCACGGTGAAGGGCGACAACGCGCACCACATGGTCGAAGCCTGCTTCAAGGTGGTGGCGCGCACGCTGCGCCAGGCGATCCGCCGCGAGGGCAGCGAGCTGCCCAGCACCAAGGGGACGCTCTGATGGCCGTGGTCCTGGTCGATGCAGGCGGCACCAATATCGGCTCGGTGCGTTACGCGCTGCAGCGCCTCGGCGTGGAGGCGGCACTCACCGCCGACCCGGCAGCGATCCGTGGCGCCGACAAGGTGATCCTGCCCGGCGTGGGTGCGGCCGGTCCCGGCATGGCGCGATTGCGCGAGCTGGGCTTGGTCGAGCTGATGCGCTCGCTGAGCCAGCCGGTGCTGGGCGTGTGCCTCGGCATGCAGCTGCTGTGCGCGCATTCGGAGGAGGGCGATACCGAGTGTCTTGGCGTGATCGATGCGCCGGTCCGCCGCTTCCATGAGGCACCGGGCCTGCGCGTGCCGCACATGGGCTGGAACGCGCTGGCGCCGGTACACCCCCATCCGTTGCTGGACGGGTTGGCTGCGGGCGAGCAGGCGTATTTCGTGCACAGCTACGCGGTGCCGGTCGGGGACTACACGCTGGCCACCAGCGACTTCGGCGGTCCGTTCTCCGCGGTGATCGCCCGCGGCAATTTCCACGGTATGCAGTTCCATCCCGAGCGTTCGGCCGGGGTCGGGGCGCGCCTCCTGAAGAATTTCCTCAGCCTATGAACTTCGACGTCATTCCGGCCATCGACCTGCGGGAAGGGCGCGTGGTGCGCCTGCGCCAGGGCGACTATGCACAGCAGACCATCTACGGCAGCGATCCGGCCGAGCTTGCCCGGCGCTACCTGCGTGCCGGCGCGCGCTGGCTGCATCTAGTGGATCTGGACGGGGCCCGCTCCGGCGATCTGGAGAACCTGTCGACGATCCGTGCGATCGCGGCCGAGGGAATCCAGGTGCAGGCGGGGGGTGGGGTGCGCACGGAGGACGATCTTCGTCGCCTGTTCGACGTCGGGGTGGATCGCGTGGTGGTGGGCAGCGTGGCGATTCGCGAACCCGAGCAGGTGGCGCGCTGGCTGGACACCCACGGCAGCGAGCGCATCACGATCGCGCTGGACACGCGGCGGGTCGGCGAGGACTGGCTGCTGCCCAGTGCCGGATGGACCGCGGTGGAAGCGCGCACGCTGGACGAACTGGCGCCGTGGTATGCGGCCCACGGCGCGCGCCACCTGCTGTGCACCGATATCGACCGCGACGGCATGCTGGCCGGCTTCAATCTCGATCTCTACCGCCATCTCGCCGACACCCTGCCGCAGCTGGCGGTGCAGGCCTCCGGCGGCGTGCGTTCGCTGGCGGATATCCGTGCGGCCCGCGACGTGGGCGCGCGCGGAGTCATCCTCGGCCGTGCGCTGCTCGAGGGGCGCTTCACGCTGGAGGAGGCGCTGGCATGCTGAGTCGCCGCATCATTCCCTGTCTCGATGTGCGCGATGGCCAGGTGGTCAAGGGCGTGCGTTTCCGCGACCACGTGGTGATGGGCGAGATCGTGGATCTGGCGCTGCGCTACCGCGACGAGGGTGCCGACGAGCTGGTGTTCTACGACATCACCGCCAGCCCGGAAGGGCGCAGCGTCGATCACGGCTGGGTCGAGCGCGTGGCGCGCGTCATCGACATCCCGTTCTGCGTCGCCGGTGGCATCCGTTCGGTGAACGAGGCGCGCGCCGTGCTGTACGCCGGTGCCGACAAGATCTCGGTGAACTCGCCGGCGCTGGAACGCCCTGAGTTGATCGACGAACTGGCCGAGGCGTTCGGCGTGCAGTGCGTGGTGGTCGGCATCGACTCGCTGCGCGATGCGGATGGCCAGTGGCGGGTGCGCCAGTACACCGGCGACCCGGACAAGACCCAGGCACTGGCGCGCGGGACGCTCGACTGGATGGTCGAGGTGCAGCGGCGTGGCGCCGGCGAGATCGTGCTCAACTGCATGGGCAGCGATGGCGTCCGGCAAGGCTACGATCTGGAACAGCTGCATGCGGCCCGCGCGGTCTGCCACGTGCCGTTGATCGCTTCGGGTGGCGCCGGCGCGCCGGAGCATTTCCGCGATGCCTTCCAGGGCGCCGACGTGGATGGTGCGCTGGCCGCCAGCGTGTTCCACTCCGGTGCCATCGCGATTCCCGAGCTCAAGCGCTACCTTGCGCGCGAGGGCGTGGCCGTCCGCCTCTGAGGCGTGGCCCCGTCCGCAACCCACTGGCAGACCGCACCATGACCGACACGCTTCCCGACCCCGCCGATCTCTCCCGCCTGGACTGGGCCAAGGGCGGCGGCCTGCTACCGGCGATCGTGCAGCACGCGTTGACCGGCGAGGTGCTGATGCTCGGCTACATGAATGCCGATGCGTTGGTCACCACGCAGCGGACCGGTCACGTCACCTTCTTCAGCCGTTCGAAGCAGCGCCTGTGGACCAAGGGCGAAAGCTCCGGGCACGTGCTGGCGCTGGCATCCCTGCGCGTGGACTGCGATGGCGACACCCTGCTGGTCGGCGCGTTGCCGCACGGTCCCACCTGCCATACCGGCACGTCGAGCTGCTTCGGCGAGTCGGTGCGACCGGCGCTGGGCTTCCTTGCCGAACTGGATGCCCTGGTGGCCCAGCGTCATGCCGAGCGCCCGGACGGCAGCTACACCACGCGCCTGTTCGAGGGCGGCGTGCGGCGCATCGCCCAGAAGGTGGGCGAGGAGGGCGTCGAGACGGCGCTGGCCGGCGTGGCCCAGGGCGACGGGGAGCTGCTGGGGGAAGCGGCGGACCTGGTGTTCCACCTGACCGTACTGCTGCGTGAGCGGGGCCTGTCCCTGGCCGACGTGGTCGACGTGCTGGCGGCCCGTCACACGGCGAAGTGAGTTTCCTCAGCGAGTCGCTGGCGTATTGCCGGCGGCGTCGGGGTGGAAGGGCACCGGCGGCCCGATCGGGTCGCCGTGGCGCCAGCGCGCCAGCTGGTCGGAAATGCCCTTGCCGATCGAGATCTGCGGATCGGACGGGGTGAGCTGGTCCTGCCGCTCCCATCGGGCCACTTCGGCTTGGGCCTGGCGGAAGGCGGCGATCGGGTCGGCGGTCCGGTTGAGCGCATCGACCAGCCACGCGCGGCCGAAGTAGGTCGCGGCCGAATCGTTGCCACAGCCGAACGAGCTGCGATCGCTGCGGGCGGCGGTAATCACCAGCGTGCCGTCACTTTGCAGCGGCGGTACGAAGCCGCCCGAA is part of the Dyella thiooxydans genome and harbors:
- the msbA gene encoding lipid A export permease/ATP-binding protein MsbA codes for the protein MNAAERRGVWDAKTWEVYKRLFGYTRRYRTVGLLAILGMAIDGGALAVFTNLLRPLFDDLFKNKDPHLIFWMPIWIMIIFAVRGIGTFLSSYGISYIGRHVVQAMQMDVFGSYLKLPATFFGAEPSGQQISRITYTSEQVASASTDAIKIAVTEGVTVVSMLYVMLHNSAYLTLALLVMVPAVALIATVVSRRYRSISRRIQGSMGSVTGTVEESVGAYREVRIYGGQPHEGARFDEVTRRARRLNLKIALTSASSSTAIQTVAAFALAVLVFLGTRADVIDHITSGVFITVLTAMGAMIPSLKRLTNVQSNIQRGMSAAEDLFDVMDMAPEGDHGRIELDRTRGDLVFEGIRLRYPRSEAEALRGVDLRCPPGTVTALVGRSGSGKSTLVSLLPRFYEPSAGRIVLDGEDYLDYTLASLRRQIAWVGQSVVLFDGTVAENIAYGELSGASEAEIVAAAEAANAMEFIGRMPQGLQSQIGQGGGMLSGGQRQRIAIARAILKNAPILVLDEATSALDTESERLIQNALQRLMEHRTTLVIAHRLSTIEGADQIAVMDHGRIVEQGTHAELLALQGHYAALHRMQFQAPAGD
- the lpxK gene encoding tetraacyldisaccharide 4'-kinase, which codes for MALADELQASWYGDRRPQAWTFPLAALYGSLAALRRMLYRAGILHRVRLPVPVVVVGNLTAGGTGKTPLTLALVDALRRRGWRPGVVSRGYGGTQREPALLDAQPDPATFGDEPCLIRAGGTPVAVGRDRPAAAALLIEAGCDMVIADDGLQHYRLARDVEICVVDGARRFGNGRLLPAGPLREPLSRLRRVDFRVANGAAGPDEFPMRLVGGTAVALLDGEERPLASFAGTPVAAVAAIGHPDRFFESLRTQGLEVDGHAFPDHHAFRASELAFAGARPLLMTDKDAIKCVRFARPGWWRAPIRAELPEAFLDALDRRLQQARSHRDR
- a CDS encoding YerC/YecD family TrpR-related protein, whose amino-acid sequence is MKRRSVDPETPAESAELSLCEALLSLKNAGEMSAFLHDLCTPAELEVLVDRWRVVPYLLEGVSYREIHERTAVSITTIGRVARYLNQGSGGYLAAAARAARRRTNQKKDKA
- the hisG gene encoding ATP phosphoribosyltransferase, giving the protein MKTRDRLRIAMQKSGRLTEPALDLLKRCGLTFRQSRDKLFCFGEGEPVDLLLVRDDDIPGLIEQGVCDLGIVGRNVLDEFSLTAGIDGAPLKEWRPLGFGRCRLSVAVPQEMAYESATSLAGQRIATSYPGLLGRWLRDAGVDAQVVTLAGSVEIAPKLGTADAICDLVQSGGTLVANQLREVDVLLESEAVLAGPEALPTDERGDMIELLLKRLDGVIQVSESRLLLLQTSRSALEAVTRLLPGGPQPTLLPVAGQPDQLMLQALCAGEVSWRQLEEIKKAGAREMFVLPVEKMLA
- the hisD gene encoding histidinol dehydrogenase, whose translation is MKRLDWNTLDETARREALARPAQARADELKQGVAAIIAQVRAHGDVALRELSAKYDRCALDAIEVTAAEFDAAEAALDEALKSAIREAAGRIDTYHRASQPRSVGVETAPGVRVERMLRPITRVGLYVPAGTAPLPSTALMLGVPAAIAGCREVVLCSPARADGRCDEAVLFAARVTGVHRVFKLGGAQAIAAMAYGTDSVPKCEKLFGPGNAWVTEAKLQVSGDPEGAAIDMPAGPSEVLVIADDVARPAFVAADLLSQAEHGEDSQVVLLSPSAALLDAVAAEVDRQVATLPRSETALKALAQSRLIAVDSLAQAVEVSNRYAPEHLIIQTDEPRALLDGIESAGSIFLGSWTPESVGDYCSGSNHVLPTYGYARSYSGVSVASFVKQISVQEVSADGLRAIGPCTVTLAAAEQLEAHRRAVSMRLDVLESRA
- the hisC gene encoding histidinol-phosphate transaminase; amino-acid sequence: MSVLDLARPEIRAMQPYSSARMEASGGQILLNANESAWAPFGEAGVGCNRYPDPQPAALVDALAALYGVRREQLLVGRGSDEAIDLLVRAFCRAGEDAILIQPPTFGMYAVCARIQNAGVIEAQLATDFALDVDAVLAAMTPAVKLVFVCTPNNPTGQLIPAASVERLAKALEGRALLIVDEAYVEFADAPSMAGLIDRYEHVGILRTLSKAWALAGARIGTLLAHAEVIALLRRIMPPYPLPLPCVEAALAALSPPGQAQARGHIDQIKAERARMADALATVPGVREVLPSQANFIAVRFDDAAAVYQRLLAAGIVVRDVRRYPNLGDALRITIGTPEENTRVLDVLEQTR
- the hisB gene encoding bifunctional histidinol-phosphatase/imidazoleglycerol-phosphate dehydratase HisB, producing the protein MSRKILFIDRDGCLIVEPPDEQIDSYEKLELLPGVIGALQRCVAAGYELVMVTNQDGLGTASFPQDSFDGPHQLLLRILASQGIVFREQLIDRSFPHEGLDTRKPGIGMLRHYLADDGWSRAASAVIGDRETDMQLAANLGVRGLRVGPQGESWDAIAHRLLDAPRTATVQRNTKETRITVSVDLDRVAEPKVHTGLGFFDHMLEQIGKHGGFALELNCDGDTHIDEHHTMEDCALALGQALKQALGDKRGIGRYGFTLPMDESFASAALDLSGRPYFVFEGSFPRERVGDIPTELVPHVFRSLCETLGANLHLTVKGDNAHHMVEACFKVVARTLRQAIRREGSELPSTKGTL
- the hisH gene encoding imidazole glycerol phosphate synthase subunit HisH yields the protein MAVVLVDAGGTNIGSVRYALQRLGVEAALTADPAAIRGADKVILPGVGAAGPGMARLRELGLVELMRSLSQPVLGVCLGMQLLCAHSEEGDTECLGVIDAPVRRFHEAPGLRVPHMGWNALAPVHPHPLLDGLAAGEQAYFVHSYAVPVGDYTLATSDFGGPFSAVIARGNFHGMQFHPERSAGVGARLLKNFLSL
- the hisA gene encoding 1-(5-phosphoribosyl)-5-[(5-phosphoribosylamino)methylideneamino]imidazole-4-carboxamide isomerase → MNFDVIPAIDLREGRVVRLRQGDYAQQTIYGSDPAELARRYLRAGARWLHLVDLDGARSGDLENLSTIRAIAAEGIQVQAGGGVRTEDDLRRLFDVGVDRVVVGSVAIREPEQVARWLDTHGSERITIALDTRRVGEDWLLPSAGWTAVEARTLDELAPWYAAHGARHLLCTDIDRDGMLAGFNLDLYRHLADTLPQLAVQASGGVRSLADIRAARDVGARGVILGRALLEGRFTLEEALAC
- the hisF gene encoding imidazole glycerol phosphate synthase subunit HisF: MLSRRIIPCLDVRDGQVVKGVRFRDHVVMGEIVDLALRYRDEGADELVFYDITASPEGRSVDHGWVERVARVIDIPFCVAGGIRSVNEARAVLYAGADKISVNSPALERPELIDELAEAFGVQCVVVGIDSLRDADGQWRVRQYTGDPDKTQALARGTLDWMVEVQRRGAGEIVLNCMGSDGVRQGYDLEQLHAARAVCHVPLIASGGAGAPEHFRDAFQGADVDGALAASVFHSGAIAIPELKRYLAREGVAVRL
- the hisIE gene encoding bifunctional phosphoribosyl-AMP cyclohydrolase/phosphoribosyl-ATP diphosphatase HisIE, which codes for MTDTLPDPADLSRLDWAKGGGLLPAIVQHALTGEVLMLGYMNADALVTTQRTGHVTFFSRSKQRLWTKGESSGHVLALASLRVDCDGDTLLVGALPHGPTCHTGTSSCFGESVRPALGFLAELDALVAQRHAERPDGSYTTRLFEGGVRRIAQKVGEEGVETALAGVAQGDGELLGEAADLVFHLTVLLRERGLSLADVVDVLAARHTAK